A single region of the Pyricularia oryzae 70-15 chromosome 4, whole genome shotgun sequence genome encodes:
- a CDS encoding BolA domain-containing protein: MAESEITEASIKDALTQRLKAIHAEVTDMSGGCGQAFTVLIVSSEFAGKNSLKRHRLVNAAMKDEIARIHAWTAKCQTPEEWERDKASATGADGPSMDGTVGGHVDGVKE; encoded by the exons ATGGCAGAGTCAGAAATCACAGAGGCGTCCATCAAGGATGCGCTCACCCAGAGGCTAAAGGCAATACATGCCGAAGTTACGGACATGTCAG GCGGTTGCGGACAAGCTTTCACCGTCCTGATTGTATCGTCCGAATTCGCCGGCAAGAACTCGCTCAAGAGGCACAGGCTGGTAAACGCAGCCATGAAGGACGAGATAGCGCGGATTCACGCGTGGACCGCCAAATGTCAAACCCCCGAAGAGTGGGAGCGTGACAAGGCTTCAGCGACGGGCGCAGATGGTCCGTCTATGGATGGCACCGTTGGTGGTCACGTGGATGGCGTCAAAGAGTGA
- a CDS encoding histone chaperone asf-1 gives MSVVTLLGANVMNNPAKFTDKYEFEITFECLEQLEKDLEWKLTYVGSATSDQYDQELDSLLVGPIPVGVNKFIFEAAAPDTTKIPDTDVLGVTVILLTCSYDEREFVRVGYYVNNEYDSEELNADPPAKPIIDRIRRNILADKPRVTRFAIKWDSELTAPAEFPPDQPEADLVADEEEYGAEELAEEEEEEAAATGAAANGEGSAATAGQDSEMAVDGAEGAENGANDDELSDDGSVDIEGESEDELEEELQEGEGDTGDAMDMDVDMDKPSQASGAQKPAEIMSH, from the exons ATGTCTGTCGTAACGCTACTCGGGGCAAATGTTATGAACAACCCTGCCAAGTTCACAGACAAATACGAGTTCGAGATCACCTTCGAATGCTTGGAGCAGCTGGAAAAGG ATCTTGAATGGAAACTCACATATGTCGGTTCTGCCACATC CGACCAGTATGACCAGGAGCTTGACAGCCTACTGGTTGGGCCGATTCCCGTCGGTGTCAACAAGTTCATCTTTGAAGCGGCCGCACCCGACACGACCAAAATCCCCGACACGGATGTATTGGGCGTTACAGTCATCCTACTGACCTGCTCGTACGATGAACGCGAGTTTGTTCGCGTTGGCTACTATGTAAACAATGAGTATGATTCTGAGGAACTCAACGCCGACCCGCCGGCCAAGCCTATCATCGATCGCATCCGCCGCAACATCCTTGCCGATAAGCCTCGCGTGACAAGGTTTGCCATCAAGTG GGATTCTGAACTGACGGCACCTGCCGAATTCCCCCCTGACCAACCTGAGGCTGATCTCGTagccgacgaggaggagtaCGGTGCTGAGGAGCTTGccgaagaggaggaggaagaggctgCTGCCACTGGCGCTGCCGCCAATGGCGAGGGCTCCGCCGCAACCGCCGGCCAGGATTCGGAAATGGCTGTTGACGGGGCTGAAGGTGCCGAGAACGGCGCTAATGACGACGAGCTTTCAGACGACGGCAGTGTCGACATCGAGGGTGAGAGTGAAGACGAGCTCGAAGAAGAGCTTCAGGAGGGTGAAGGTGATACCGGTGATGCTATGGACATGGATGTCGACATGGACAAGCCATCGCAGGCTTCGGGCGCTCAGAAACCTGCCGAGATTATGTCTCACTAA